The following are encoded in a window of Penaeus monodon isolate SGIC_2016 chromosome 9, NSTDA_Pmon_1, whole genome shotgun sequence genomic DNA:
- the LOC119576743 gene encoding uncharacterized protein LOC119576743, whose amino-acid sequence MGDMEKLQKKRAVARGWATRKSNTLKGLLNNPDVSVIDLQAAMDDFDQRLASLEEVQTLLELETDLANLDEELDNASEFFQEVRKPRLQAAQRLGDLMKGEKSESISSSSPSKISSSNKMTNVKLPKLELPKFKGDVTLWQSFWDQFKTHVHDSDIPVIAKFSYLQSLLEGDAKGVVKGLAHTEANYQIACDMLKERFGRPERIKFAHVQALLNYKSSVKGKGPKYVSSLWNLSDELLTHIRSLEALGVSGEQCEVFLTPIILACLPEELRMEWAREGSGHESDLSWLLHFLQREIERIERSETFSVVLGKAEGRFVESEKRRVPSASALYTSSEAGSYFCAFCSKKHKSEKCWDIQKLSFKEREERIKALSV is encoded by the coding sequence ATGGGAGACATGGAGAAACTTCAGAAGAAGAGGGCAGTCGCCCGAGGGTGGGCAACTCGCAAATCTAACACATTAAAGGGCCTTCTCAACAATCCAGATGTCAGTGTCATCGATCTGCAAGCTGCCATGGATGACTTTGATCAACGTCTTGCCAGTTTGGAGGAGGTACAAACATTGTTAGAATTAGAGACTGATCTTGCGAACTTGGATGAAGAGCTCGATAACGCCTCTGAGTTTTTTCAAGAAGTCCGTAAGCCCAGGCTGCAAGCTGCACAGAGGTTGGGGGATTTGATGAAAGGTGAGAAGAGTGAATCTATTTCATCCTCTAGTCCCAGTAAAATATCTAGTAGCAACAAGATGACAAATGTAAAGTTACCCAAATTAGAGTTACCAAAGTTCAAAGGAGATGTAACTCTGTGGCAGTCATTTTGGGACCAGTTTAAGACTCATGTGCATGATTCTGACATTCCAGTGATAGCTAAATTTAGCTACCTGCAGTCATTATTGGAAGGAGATGCAAAGGGTGTTGTAAAAGGACTTGCACATACCGAAGCAAATTACCAAATTGCTTGTGATATGCTGAAAGAAAGATTTGGAAGACCTGAGCGTATTAAATTTGCACATGTACAAGCACTTTTGAATTATAAATCTTCTGTGAAAGGCAAGGGACCAAAGTATGTGTCCTCCTTGTGGAATCTAAGTGATGAATTGCTGACACACATCCGTAGCCTAGAAGCTTTGGGAGTATCAGGGGAGCAGTGTGAAGTGTTCCTGACCCCCATCATCCTGGCATGCCTTCCTGAGGAGCTAAGAATGGAGTGGGCCAGAGAAGGCTCTGGCCATGAAAGTGACCTCAGTTGGTTGCTGCATTTTCttcagagagaaattgagagaattGAGAGATCAGAAACCTTCAGTGTTGTGTTAGGGAAGGCAGAAGGACGGTTTGTGGAATCTGAGAAAAGAAGAGTACCATCTGCATCAGCTCTGTACACATCATCTGAAGCAGGATCATATTTTTGTGCATTCTGCAGCAAGAAACACAAGTCTGAGAAGTGCTGGGATATTCAGAAGCTCTCATTTAAGGAACGTGAAGAAAGGATTAAAGCTTTAAGTGTTTAA